The proteins below come from a single Tachypleus tridentatus isolate NWPU-2018 chromosome 13, ASM421037v1, whole genome shotgun sequence genomic window:
- the LOC143240403 gene encoding 3'-5' RNA nuclease TATDN2-like isoform X4, whose translation MSFQKLFHKLPKLKTDHEQKIPGEYDNKKREEKNLFVVEVPYDHFIHRHCFTGNWNKACMWLNTFPNLYLGLTPLVTDPLAVDIHEVARKTPLVLETDAPYFIPRLAPTEMKWCHPGLVIHVAAQIAELRLLTSLNKILKIVHNNTEDLWNIMFF comes from the exons ATGAGTTTTCAGAAACTGTTCCATAAACTTCCAAAATTGAAAACTGACCATGAACAAAAAATACCAG GGGAGTATGACAATAAGAAGAGAGAGGAGAAAAatctatttgttgtt gAAGTACCTTATGATCACTTCATCCATCGACACTGTTTCACTGGAAACTGGAACAAGGCTTGCATGTGGTTAAACACTTTTCCAAATCTCTACCTAGGCTTAACTCCTTTGGTCACTGACCCTTTGGCTGTAGATATCCATGAAGTTGCTCGTAAAACCCCTCTGGTTCTTGAAACCGATGCACCGTATTTTATACCCAGATTG GCACCTACAGAGATGAAGTGGTGTCATCCAGGGTTGGTTATCCATGTTGCAGCTCAGATTGCTGAACTCAGATTGTTGACTTCTCTCAACAAGATTCTGAAAATTGTCCATAACAACACAGAGGATTTATggaatataatgttcttttga
- the LOC143241114 gene encoding LOW QUALITY PROTEIN: cytoplasmic aconitate hydratase-like (The sequence of the model RefSeq protein was modified relative to this genomic sequence to represent the inferred CDS: deleted 1 base in 1 codon): protein MAVYVSLNPFNHLLKTLNIDGQKYKYYDLLGLQDERYNRLPYSIRVLLEAAIRCCDNFHIKQEDVQNILAWEISQQNESGVEVPFKPARVILQDFTGVPAVVDFAAMRDAVKKLGGNPEKINPLCPADLVIDHSVQVDFTKSGDALQKNQTLEFERNKERFVFLKWGAKAFKNTMIVPPGLGIVHQINLEYLGRVVFNNEGLLYPDSLVGADSHTTMINGLGIVGWGVGGIEAEAVMLGQAISMVLPKVVGYRLVGKVNSYVTSTDVVLTVTKHLRQVGVVGKFVEFFGPGVEELSIADRATIANMCPEYGATIGYFPVDEKSLLYLKQTGRNEGMLKYIEDYLKAVKMFRNYRNTDEDPVFSEVVELDLGNVVPCVSGPKRPHDKVPISEMRKDFLQCLSNKIGFKGYGIPHSKLDIEVPFEYNDKKFILKHGSVVIAAITSCTNTSNPSVMLGAGLLAKKAVERGLSVLPYIKTSMSPGSGVVTYYLKESGVTEYLEKLGFDTVGYGCMTCIGNSGPLPGPVVEAIETGDIVACGILSGNRNFEGRIHPNTRANYLASPLLVVAYAIAGTVVIDFETEPIGKGPAGEDVYLKDIWPSHQEIQEVERKYVIPAMFNEVYAKIQNGNARWNALKAPDGLLYPWDEKSTYIKSPPFFNDMTKDLPSVRGIEHAHVLLLLGDSVTTDHISPAGSISRSSPAARYLAERVITPREFNSYGARRGNDAVMARGTFANIRLVNKLIGKAGPKTIHHPSQLEMDVFDAAEKYLSENIPLIIIAGRDYGSGSSRDWAAKGPYLLGVRAVIAESFERIHRSNLVGMGIIPLQFLPGENAETLGLTGKEIYSISLPDNVRAGQTIPVNLKDGRSFNVIVRFDTEVELTYFHHGGILHYMVRKMLESNER from the exons ATGGCGGTCTATGTCTCGTTAAATCCATTTAACCATCTCTTGAAAACACTGAATATTGacgggcagaaatataagtattatGATTTATTAGGCTTGCAAGATGAACGCTACAATCGACTTCCATACAGTATCCGTGTGTTATTAGAAGCTGCAATTCGATGCTGTGATAACTTCCACATAAAACAGGAAGATGTGCAGAACATACTTGCATGGGAAATCAGTCAGCAGAATGAATCAGGTGTTGAAGTCCCCTTCAAACCAGCTCGTGTTATTTTGCAAGATTTCACTGGTGTTCCTGCTGTAGTAGATTTTGCAGCAATGCGCGATGCTGTAAAGAAACTTGGAGGAAATCCAGAAAAAATAAACCCACTTTGTCCAGCTGATCTAGTTATTGATCATTCCGTTCAAGTAGACTTTACAAAGTCGGGAGATGCACTCCAGAAAAATCAGACACTTGAATTTGAACGTaataaagaaagatttgttttccTGAAATGGGGAGCGAAAGCTTTTAAAAACACCATGATTGTACCACCAGGTTTAGGTATAGTACATCAGATTAACTTGGAATATCTTGGTCGTGTTGTATTTAATAATGAGGGCTTGTTATATCCAGACAGTCTTGTTGGAGCAGACTCTCATACAACAATGATAAATGGTTTGGGAATTGTGGGTTGGGGAGTTGGAGGAATTGAAGCAGAGGCTGTTATGCTTGGACAGGCAATTTCCATGGTTCTTCCAAAAGTTGTTGGTTATCGTTTAGTTGGAAAAGTAAACTCCTATGTGACATCAACAGATGTTGTTTTGACAGTAACAAAGCATTTGCGACAGGTAGGAGTTGTGGGTAAATTTGTCGAGTTCTTTGGACCAGGAGTTGAAGAACTGTCCATTGCTGACCGTGCTACAATAGCAAACATGTGCCCTGAATATGGTGCAACTATAGGTTATTTTCCAGTAGATGAAAAGAGTCTCTTGTACTTAAAACAAACTGGAAGAAATGAAGGAATGCTAAAGTATATTGAGGATTATTTGAAAGCCGTGAAAATGTTCCGCAACTACAGAAATACTGACGAAGACCCTGTGTTTTCTGAAGTTGTAGAATTGGATCTGGGTAATGTGGTTCCATGTGTGAGTGGTCCCAAACGGCCACATGATAAGGTGCCCATTTCTGAGATGAGGAAGGATTTCCTTCAGTGTTTGTCCAATAAAATTGGATTCAAAGGTTATGGAATTCCCCACAGCAAGCTAGATATTGAAGTACCATTTGAGTACAatgataaaaagtttattttaaaacatggttCTGTTGTTATTGCAGCAATCACCAGTTGTACAAATACTAGTAACCCTTCAGTTATGTTAGGTGCTGGGTTGTTAGCAAAAAAAGCTGTTGAAAGAGGTTTGTCAGTGTTACCATACATAAAAACTAGTATGTCTCCTGGGAGTGGAGTGGTAACATACTATTTAAAGGAGAGTGGAGTAACTGAGTATTTAGAAAAGTTGGGATTTGATACAGTTGGGTATGGTTGTATGACTTGTATTGGTAATAGTGGCCCCCTTCCTGGGCCAGTTGTAGAAGCCATTGAAACTGGAGATATTGTTGCATGTGGAATCCTTTCAGGTAACAGGAACTTTGAAGGAAGAATCCATCCTAACACAAGGGCAAATTACCTTGCTTCTCCACTTCTTGTTGTTGCATATGCAATTGCTGGTACAGTTGTTATAGATTTTGAAACTGAGCCAATAGGTAAAGGTCCAGCTGGAGAAGATGTATATTTGAAGGATATTTGGCCTTCACATCAAGAGATTCAAGAAGTAGAACGAAAGTATGTTATTCCTGCTATGTTCAATGAAGTGTATGCTAAGATTCAAAACGGTAATGCCAGATGGAATGCTCTCAAAGCTCCTGATGGATTGTTATATCCGTGGGATGAAAAGTCGACTTACATAAAGTCTCCGCCCTTTTTTAATGACATGACGAAGGATCTTCCTTCTGTACGTGGTATAGAACATGCTCACGTTCTCTTGCTTCTTGGTGATTCTGTTACAACCGATCATATCTCTCCAGCTGGAAGTATTTCTCGAAGTAGTCCAGCTGCACGTTACTTGGCAGAAAGAGTAATAACCCCTCGAGAGTTTAATTCTTATGGTGCTCGTCGAGGCAACGATGCTGTAATGGCTCGTGGTACATTTGCCAATATTCGTCTTGTTAATAAGTTAATTGGAAAAGCTGGTCCA AAAACTATTCATCATCCTTCCCAACTAGAAATGGACGTATTTGATGCTGCTGAGAAATATCTCTCAGAAAACATTCCTCTTATTATTATTGCAGGAAGAGATTATGGTTCGGGGTCATCTCGGGATTGGGCTGCAAAAGGTCCGTATCTGCTAGGGGTCCGTGCTGTCATAGCAGAAAGCTTTGAACGAATTCATCGCAGCAACCTCGTGGGCATGGGGATCATTCCATTACAGTTTTTGCCGGGAGAGAATGCAGAAACCTTGGGTCTAACCGGGAAGGAAATCTATTCCATTTCTCTTCCTGATAATGTACGTGCTGGGCAAACAATTCCAGTGAATCTAAAGGATGGTCGCAGCTTCAACGTCATTGTGCGTTTTGATACAGAGGTGGAGTTGACATATTTTCACCACGGTGGAATTCTTCATTACATGGTGCGTAAGATGTTGGAAAGCAATGAACGATGA